Genomic DNA from Erythrobacter aureus:
ACGGCGTCGCGGCCAGCCAGCCAGACCAGGCTTTCGGAGAACGAGAAATACTCGTCGGGTGTCGGCCTGTCCCTGTGCGTGATCACGATGTCGTGATCGCCTTCGTCCATCGCAGTATTCAAGCGGACCGAACGCGCGCTCGACAAATAGATTTGAACGTGACGGTTTGAATTGCCGAAGGAGCGAACGACTTCGGTAAAGCGTCCGTCGACGAAATCCTCGAAGATCCCCACCGACAAGGTGATAGTGCCATGGGCAGCCTGCATCGCCTGCCAGGCGAGTTCGTTTGCGCTCAGTATTTCGCGGGCATGCCCTACAAGTTCCTCACCCCTGGGAGTCAGAGTGGATCGCCTGCCATCGCGTGTGATGAGCTGGTGCCCTACAAGCTCCTGCAATTTATGCATCTGCGCGGTGATCGCAGATGGCGACCGCCCGACGATCTTTCCGGCGCTCGCCAACGTCCCCGTGTCCGCGAAAGCCACGAGTGTGCGCAGGTGCGAGGGATCGATATCGTAGGCCAGCCGGAATCCTTCCACATCTTGGAATGGTTAGTTCCAAATAACTCGATATTGCAAAACAATCGATAGCTCTACAGCAGAGCTATGGAAAGAGCGGTTTCGATCCGAAACGAATTGATCTGGAGGACTGCCGCGATTGCCGGTGGTGCGGCGATCGCTCTGGCATTCGCGCGCTTTTCCTATGCCCTGATCCTGCCCGAAATGCAGAAGCAGCTGGCACTGGATTATGCCACGGCCGGCTTGCTGAATACCGTGAATGCTATCGGCTATCTCGCTGGCGCGCTCGCGACGGGTTCTCTGGCCGGGCGGTTTGGGGAGAAATTTCTCTTCAAAATCTCGTTCCTGGTTACCGCCATATCGATTGGCGCGACCGGCCTCTCGCCGGACCTCAACCTCATTCTCTTTTTCCGTGCCCTGTCGGGAGTGGCAGGTGCTTCCTGCATGATATCCGGAGCCGCGCTTGTCATTCGCGATGCCAAGCGGATCGACGCCCGTTTCGTTACCAAAGTCACCGGTCTTTACTTTGCCGCACCGGGTGCCGGGATTGCAATCTCCGCCTTCGTCATACCCTGGCTGGTCGACGGCTTCGGCTGGCAAGCGGGTTGGTACGGACTTTCGGCAATTTCGCTGGTCCTGGCGGTTCCGGCGTTTTTCGTCATCGACACCTTCGACGCTACTGCCCATGATCGACAAGCGTCCTCGGTCGCTCTCACGCGCAAGCTTCGTCGCCTCCTCTTGGCCTATGGCCTGTTTGGCGCAGGGTACATCGGCTACATGACCTTCATCATCGCTTATCTGCGCGGCGCGGGATACCTGTCCACTGCCTTTGTCAGCTGGTTCTGGGTGGCCCTTGGCTTGGCCGCTGTCGCTACGGCAGGTCTCTGGAGCAGATATTTCGCCCGGACCTCCAGCGGCAAACGGGTCGCCGTGCCGTTGGCAATGGTCTGTCTGGGCACGATCCTTGCGCTCGCCGTAACCGACCACGCGACCTTGCTGCTTTCCGCTATTGTCTTCGGAGGATCGTTTCTTGCCGTGGTCGCAGGCGTGGCTAACGCATTGGAATCCGAAGTTACCTCACAAGCCTACAGCAAGGCGCTGGGCACGCTGACCGCCGCATTTAGCGCAGGCCAGATCGTGGGTCCCCTCATGACCGGAGTGGTCTCCGATCGAAGCGCGGGGCTCACCCACGGGCTTTGGTTATCGGCCATGCTTCTGCTCGCCGGGTCCCTGATCGCCTGGTCCCATGATTGGGACCGGCAACGAGACGGCGCCGCATGGTAGTGCAAGGCTTCGCAAGGCCGTTCGCCTCTCCAGGCTCGCCTCTCGCAGGCTGTCACGAGGACTCTGCCGGCCTTGCAGGAAGCCGAATCGGCAGGTGATTGAATTGACGAAGGCGATCAAATTTTACGGCGCCGGCAGTCCAACTGCCGAACTGGGTATCCTGAGTTCGGCGTTCTCGACTTGCAACGAAGTGCTGGCCCGGGACTTCTATCAACTGACCTGTTCCTCGCATGCGAGGAGGTGTTCAAATCGCGATCATAATGGGTTTGGGGAAGACGCCTGCAGTGTCGACAGAATAATACTGGACGACATCGTCATCGAAGACCGCGAGATCGCGCAGGCTGCACTCGATCGTGCCGACGGGCGGCTTGCCGGCGTTCATGCCGGCGTTTTCCCGATCGCGAGAATGGGGCTGCTAGAAGCCAGAAGGGCTACGGTACACTGGGCGCTCAGAAAAGAAGCGGAGACCAGATTCCCGAGCGTAGCCTGGACTTGCGAGCAGATATTCCACCAGGATGATAATCTGTTCACCTGTGCTGGAAGGTTATCGGCGCTGGACCTTGCCTTGCATTGGGTGGAAGCCGACCTGGGCAAGGAGGTCGCTCTCGAAGTGGGGAGGCAGTTGATCATTCCGTTTCCCCGGGGTGAGCGTCACCCGCAACAATCCCGCCTTCTTGAGGGTTTTTTCGCGTCGTCGGAACGGACCCGCTCGATCTGCAGCGCGATCATATCCCGCCCCGACAGGGACTGGTCGGTTACGGAAATGGCCCGCCAATCCGCGATGACAGAACGGACACTGCATCGCCGCTTTCGCAAGGAGATCGGTGTCACACCTGCCAAATTCGTGGAGCTGGTAAGGGTTCTCTATGCCGCCGACATGATGGGGATGGACGCAGGCTCACCCGACTGTATTGCGGCGAAGGTCGGTATGCATAATGCCCAAACGCTTCGAAGAGCACTAGGGAGGAAGCCCGCGACCGTTCAGGCCTGACAGCCGATACGTTCTTTCAGCGTACTCAACTCTCTTTTCGATAGGCCTGGAAGACAGCGGAGAAATTCGCGCAGCGCTCGTCGTCCGCCTCGGCTATTCCCTGCGCGATTACCGTCGATCGTCCCACCTTGGCAAAAGTGCATGCGAACTCCAGCCACTGTCCGATCTTCGCCGAACCTACATAATTGACATCGAGATTGATTGTCACCAGCCCGGAGATCTCGGCATCCCTCGCGGCACATGACAGGCCGAGGCAATTATCCGCCAGAGTGGCAATGACGCCGCCATGCGCAAATCCGCGCGAGTTGCAGTGAGACTTTGCAACCACCAGGCCGAGCGTGACGCCCGTCTCCGATGTTTTCGAATAGAGCGGTTCCCAGGGATCGGTAACCGGGCTCTTGCGGTCATGGCGTGCGAAACCTTGCGGGATGGGGCTTTCTGTCATTGCTTGCTCGCTTCGACTGCTACGTAGAGATTATCGCTTGCCCAGGCTTCACCGGCCTCTTCGAAAGAAAACAATCGCGGTCCGACCAACGAAGGATCGAAGCCGCAATGAAGGTGGGTTGAAATGGCCGGGGGAATGCCTTCCCTGCAATTGGGTCGACCCAACTCGAATGAAACGCCTTTCTGATAGGCTTGCATGAGGGGAAGTTCCCCCGAAACGAAATCTGGCGCAACCCCGGTAATCGTTCCGGCCGGCTTGACGAGTTCGAAAGCTTTCCTGAGCCATTCCCTGTTTCCGCTCGCATCGACGATCACGTCGAACGCCGGCTCATTGGACAGCGAGTCCGGGGCGGAGGCTGTGTCAACTCCGTAGAGCGCTGCGGCTTCCCTGTTTGCCGGGTCGGGGTCGCAGTAGAGGACGCCAGCTGCTCCCGATCTCATTGCGATTGCAGCCGCGTAGATTCCGATAACGGGAACAAGTCCGCCGAGGACGAGGACGCTGGCTCCTGGCCGTTCCTTTAGCGGAGGGCCTACGCTGCGCCAGGCGTCGCTGGCCATATCGGCGAGACCGATCGACTGCCCTGCATCCAGCTGTTCGGGAAGCGGCACCATCATGGCCTTGGCGAAGGGAACCTTGATATAGTCCGAAAGGCCGCCACCATATCCGCCCTCCCGGCCCATCCCGTAGCTCGCTGCGAAGGGCACCGAGCGGCAGCGGCCGGAATTTCCCGTACGGCACATATCGCATGACCCGCAGGAGATTTGCGCGCTGACGATCACGCGATCTCCCCGTGCAAAGCCTGCCTCCGCCAGCGTTCCCAGATCGACGATCTCTCCGATGATTTCATGGCCAATCGGTTCACCGCTGCCCATCGGCAGGTAACCGCGCATGTATAAGCGGTCGAGATCGCAGCGCCCCATGACGAGGGGACGCACGATAGCCTCGTTTTCGTCTTCGATGAAAGGCGTGTCCACCTCCCTGAGCTCGAGCTTGCCCGGCTCGAGAAAGACCCAGCTGCGCATTGACGGATCCATCATCCTTGGTCCTCTTGTCTGCTTTGTTCCGAACACCGAAATCGGCATTGCCACCGGCTGCGGGCAAGGTGCGTGCGGCAGCGGATTGTGGCAGGAATTGATGTTTAATTGTCCTGAGGCGCGCCTTTTGGTGCCGGTACAGGGCAGATTTGCTGGCAAGTTCAAGGATCACCCATTGAAACCTCTAGGCTCGGTACTCCCGCACTCGATCCCGCAATTAGAGACGCGGCGGCTACTGATCCGCGCGCATCTGGCTACAGACCTGGATCCGGCTGCCAGGATGTGGGCGGACAGCGAGGTGACCCGATTCATCGGAGGCAAACCGCGCAGCCGCAGCGAGGTTTGGACAACGATCCAGCGCAATATCGGGAGCTGGTGGCTCCTCGGCTATGGGTTCTGGGCAATCACAGACAGGTCGGACGGCCGCTTTCTCGGCGAAATCGGTTTCCTCGAAGGCTTGCGCGATCTCAGCCCCGGACACGAAGGCACTCCGGAAATGGGCTGGTGCCTCGCACCATCGGCCTGGGGTTCGGGCATTGCCAGTGAAGCGGTGGCAGTCGCGCTCGACTGGTTCGATCGGACGCTTGGTACCAAATGTGTGTGCATTATCGAGCCCGACAACAAAGCCTCTGTCCGCGTAGCAGAGCGCAACGGATTTGCATGGGACTATGACGCGACCGGACCATCAGGTTCGATCGGTGTGTTTCGGAGGCCTGCCCTAGCCCAATAGTGCCCGTACCTCGATCTCGATCGTGTTCGAAGACTCTATTTCAGCAGTTTCAGCGGTAGCGGGATCTCACACAGCGAAATCGGCTTTGCCGGTCTGTCCGGATCCGCTTCGAGCGCCTTTGCTGCGTTATCAACATAGTCGGCAAGGGCTTCGCTGTCCTCCTTCAACCGTGCAAACTTCGCGCCTGCGAGGGCTTCGGCCTCCGGGCCGGTGCTGATTGTTACGAGCGTAAACTCGGCACCCGCCAGGGCAGGGCGCTCCCCGAACCAATGAGACAGAAAGCTTCCGTTCGACAGCGGATCGGTTGTGCCGATCACCTGGCCAAGCAGGACAGAAGAGTGATCGAGCGAACGCGTTTGCGATTGGCCGACTATGCGCAAAGCCACCTTGTCTGGTGCGCCGCCTTCGGCATCGCGCGCAATAGTGACCGCGCCGGGGCAGTGCATGGGCCAGAAGGTTCTGGGACGATTCACTCTTTCCGGCGTCATCGGTGCGATCGTTTCAAGTTCGACGGCCACCCGGAACCCGCCCACATAGCCGACAGCATTGGACGCGGGGTCGTCATCATCGCTGAAGTCCGGCTCGAACTCGAAAGTGCCGTCATCGAGCGCTTGCAATTCGACCGGGTCGGGATCCGCCATATCGTCATAAGTCTCTTCGGCCACACGGCGGCCCAGCAATGACCATAGCCACCTCATTTCGCCTTCGACGTAATTCTTGCGTGAAGGCTTTGGAGGAATTTGCGCAAGTGGTCCTGCCGTTGGCGTTGGTATGCGCAGCACAAGTCCGCCAGTGACGGGATCGTATGAAAAGGTTTGGCCAAGACCTAGGGCATGCAGAAGTTCGCGTGGTTGGGTTTCCGCTCCATCGCCATCGCGGCCGACCGCCGCCATTTGGATGACGAAACCGATCTCTTCCCCGCTTTGCGGGTCTTCCATTCCCAGTATGGCAATATCCTCGCGCGGGATCATCGCCCAGTCGGCGTCGGTTGCCTTGCCTTGCATGAGCCGTGTTTCTCCCGGATATAAGCAAGCAGACAGCGACAGTGTGACCGAAATCAGTATCGCCGAGACATATCCGGGTGCCGGTTTCGTGATCATCGCAGGTGCTCCTCCAAGTTGTGCTGCCTGTTCCTAGCGCAGGCCGGTCTCCCTTGGAGAGAACAGTCAAATTTGGCAGCATGAGCATGCGGTTTGTCAGGTGAATAGGAACGTCCGACTTCTGAAGTCCTGGGAGGTAGCCGTGTCTGCTGCAGCTATCGCTGTTCGGGCAATCTTATCGTGATGTCACGGGGCTGCGCGACGGTGCCGTTCGCGTCGACCAATTTCGCCCTGATCGTCTCCCCGGTCACCCGACGCACAAACTCGACAGGCGCGGGTTTTTCCATGACTTCCTGTTCGGCCCATTGGCTCAGCGAAATCAGCGGAGCGGCGAGTGCCTGCCCTTTCGCCGTCAGGAAATACGCCATGCGCTGGCGGGTGCCGGGCTCGCGATAGGGGCGCTTTTCAAGAATCTGCGCGTCGCACAGTTTCTTGAGCCGATCCGAGAGCATCGCTCGCGGAATGTCGAGGTCGGCGAGCATGTCCTCGAAGCGGATCACACCATAGAATGCTTCACGGATAATCAGGAGCATCCAGCGCTCTCCGATAAGCTCCGCAGCTATTGCAAGCGGACACTCGCTTCGCGGCACAGGGGCGCGGTTGCGCACTGCTATATTCTCGTTTTCGCGCGTCATTCGAAGCCGAGTATACCGTCTTGCCCCTACATTCAAAATATATATCTAGCCAGGTGCGATCGGTTCTCTTCGGGCGATCATCTCGCCATGACCGGCAAGCTTCTGGGCCAAAGGATAGGACAATAAAGATGGCACACCCATACGATGTCGAGCATGCTAGCAGACTGCATGTCGAATGGTGCGTGGATCTGGCGAAGCGCATGGATGTCAGGACGACACACCAAAGCGGTCCGCAAATGCGTGCGGTCATGCATGAGCTGAGGCGCTCTGTGCCCAACGACGCCGTGCTCGAAATAGCCAATGCGCTTCCCGCGCTGGAACGCGGTATCTTTCTCGATGGCTGGCGGCTTGACGAAGCGAAGGAAGAGCCGACTACTCCGGACGAATTCCAGGACCGCGTCTATGACCGCGTACGGGCTCACCACTTTCGGGTCGAAACCCTGGTGGGTGATGTCTTCTGGTTGTTTTGCCAAAAGCTGGAGCAGCCCAAGGCCGCGAAGATCCGCGAGAATCTTCCCCGCGTGCTCGCTTCGCTTTGGCCTGCACCGTAGAACAAAGCGGTTTTGTTGCGATCATTTCGGAGAGTAGCGCCATGCGGTCTCTCCGTTCGATGTCGGGTAACTCTCTCCTTCGCACCGGCGCGCGTAACCGGCGCCTGCATTGGCCTGTGAGCGCCATGAGCGCTCGCTGTCTTTGACTCCGAGGCATGCCCAATCTGAGTTTGACAACTGAACTTAGAGCGGGCATTCGAGGCTTGAGTTCAAAAAACAGATGTAGAAGGTTACTCGTATGGAAGACATGCTTGCGCGCGATGATGATCTGGCCGATTTCGTCGGTCGACAGATCGAAATAGATGATGTGGAGAAGACCGTCTGGGTAACGGGCGACGGCCCGGCCGTCATCGTCATGACCGAATTGCCCGGTATCAGTCCTCACGTCGCGAGATTTGCGCGCTGGGTGCGGGATGCGGGCTTTACCGTCTACATGCCGTCCCTGTTTGGCCGCGATGGCGCCGTACCCGCTGCCGATGAAGGTTCCCAGACTTTCAAGAAGGTTTGCGTGGCCGCAGAGTTTCACGCATTTGCGGGGAAAGGCTCCAGCCCGGTCACGGGCTGGCTGCGCGGACTGGCAAGACTTGCGCATAAGGAATGCGGCGGACCGGGTGTCGGTGCGATCGGCATGTGTTTCACCGGCAATTTTGCACTGAGCATGATGCTCGAGCCATCGGTTATCGCACCGGTTCTCGCGCAGCCCTCGCTGCCACTGGACAAGCCGGAAGAGGTCGAGAGTTCGCCCGAGGAGCTGAGAGCCGTCAGGGAGCGGCTGGAGAAGGACGACCTTACAGTTCGCGCATACCGTTTCGAAGGTGACCAGATTTGCCGCGCTGCGCGTTTTGCCGCCTACGCGGACGCATTGGGCGACCGTTTCGTGCCGACGACCTTGCCCGATTCAGCGGCCAATACGAACGTGTCTCCGTTTTTCGAGGCGCATGTGCCGTATCCTCACAGTGTGGTCACGCAACACCTGATCGATGGGGCGGGCGAACCCACTGTCAAAGCGAGAGACGAGATTCTGGAGTTCTTTCGTCACCGGCTGCAAGATTAGTAGGTCCTGAAATGAGCGAGGGCGGGCGCGGCTCTCGCTCGTGACCTGGCACTTGCCGCAATCTTCTGATGCGGTCATGACCACGGCAACTTGCCGCCTCAGCGCCTTGCAAATTCCCGGCGGAACACGGCCGGGCTCTGACCGAGCTTCTCGCGAAAATGGTGGCGCAGATTATAGGCGCTGCCAAAGCCGGTCGCCTCCGCCACTTCGTCCACCGAACGGTCCGATGCGACCAGCAGATCCTTCGCCGCCTCCAGTCTTTCCGCGATAATCCACTCGCCCGGCCCCTTGCCCGTCGCCTCGACAAAGCGGCGCTCGAATGTGCGGCGGCTCATCCTCGCCAGATCGGCCATCTTCGAAATGGTCCAGCGCTGGGCGACATCTTGCCGGATGCGGTCGAGCAGAGGCGCGAGCCCGGTATCCGGTCGGACCTGGACTGTGCGCTCGACGAACTGCGATTGTCCTCCGCTACGATGCGGGGGCATGACGATACGCTTTGCAACCGAATTCGCGGCATCGGGGCCGAAATCGCTACGCACGAGTTCGATCATCAGATCGATGCCGGCCGCGCTGCCGGCCGATGTGAAAATATTGTTCGCGCCATGATACAGTGACGCTTCGTCGACCTCGATCGCCGGGAAGCGGTCGCGCAGCGCCTGTGCGTATCGCCAATGCGTCGTAACCCGTGTGCCATCGAGCAGCCCGGTTGCAGCCAGGACAAATGCCCCGGAGCAGATGGATACCAGCCGCGTCCCACGCTTGTGCGCGGTTTGTAGCAAGGCAACCAGTTCATCGGGCACCGGGTGATCCATGCCCCGCCAGCCGGGAATAATGATCGTATCCGCTCGCCTGAACAAACCCGGGCTGCCGTCAGGCAGGATCGTAAAGCCGCCTTGTGCGCGCAGTGGTCCGGGTTCGATCGCAGCGCTCGCGAAACGATACCAGTTCCGCCCCATCTCCGGCCGGGCGAGACCGAACACCTCCGAGACAATTCCGAATTCGAACGTGCAGAGCCCGTCATACAAAAGCGCGACAACAAGCGGACCGTTCGTTTTCGGCATAATCTTTACGCTTATTGCCATTTCCGCCAATTGCAAGAGGCCGTTCGCGCCCATAATTCGGGCTGTGAAAGGAAAGATCCATGCCATCCACAGTGACAGCCGTTCCACCCGCTTCCAGCGCCGAGGCGCATGAGCATTTTGCCGCCCAGTTCCGGTTCGAGACCGATTGCTGGGACGTCCATGAGGCGATGGGCAAGGAGCCCGACTTTGTCCTGCTCGATGTGCGCAGCCCCCAGATGTTCGCCAAGGGGCATGTGCCGGGCGCGGTCAATCTGCCGCACGGCAAGATTATTGCCTCGAAACTGGCGCAGTGGTCCGATGACACGGTGTTTGTAACTTATTGCGCCGGTCCGCATTGCAATGGTGCGGCAAGGGGAGCCTTGAGATTGGCGGACCTCGGACGCAAGGCCAAGATCATGGCGGGCGGGGTGACCGGATGGCTGGATGAAGGCTTCGCGCTTGAAACCGGCAGTTGAAGACGGCGGGAGCGTTCGGGTACGTCGAGCCGCTACCACAGACTGCGGTCAACTCATCGACCTGATCCGCGCCCATGCCAGATACGAAGACAGTAGCGCGACGCTCACTTCCGAAACGCTTTCGGGATTGTTGTCGGCAGCCGATCCTCCGATCGAGATCCTTGTCGCCTCCTGCGATGACCGCGTGCTCGGCTATGCGGCGATGACATATGATTTCTCGCTCTGGCGTGCCCATTTGTGGGCGCATCTCGATTGCCTTTTCGTGACCGAGAACTCCCGCGGGATGGCTGTCGGACGCAAGCTTTTCGACTCTGCCCTGCTCCGGGCGGACGAGAAGGGAGCCGACCGTCTCGAATGGCAGACACCCGCCTGGAATGACGGGGCCGTCCGCTTCTATCGCCGCCTGGATGTTCTCGAGTGTCCGAAACTGCGCTTCGCCAAGGAACTTGCGGGCAGCGCGGGGGCTCTGGTTCGCGAAGTGCCCTGACAATCCGCTTTACAGCGCCAAGGCCCGTTCCGCCTCGTCGTGAACGAATGCCGGTTCGTAGTCCCTGGTCTCCGCGCCCGACAGGCCGGTATCCCGCAGCGCGTCGCGCCAGCTATTCGCCAGTTGTCCGGCCAGTTCGCGGATGAGCGCAACGGCGTCATCCTCAGCGATCTCGAAGAAGTCGCAGGCCTCCAGAGCCAGTTCGATCGAGCGGTCATGTGCCCCGCCCTCGATGATCGCGGTTTCGAGATATGGATTGCGATCGGGTGCGGGGTTCACATCGAACACCGGCGACAGCCGCCAGCGGTTTTCTCCTGCATAGAGAAAGCCGTGGTTTTTCAGGTGATCGTCCTTGTTCGACACCAGGATCGTGAACACGAGCCGGCGGTAGAGCTCCTCGAAGTCGGCTTGCGGGTCGGCGGAATGTGCGCGCAGAAAATCGACGATTTCCGTGTAGGACCCGGGGTCTGTTCCGGGCTTGTCCAGCGCCGTGCGCGCCGAAATATAGGGGATGCGTGCCGTCCCGCGCCGGTCGAACCGCTCGAGCAGCGCGGCCGGATAGGGCGTGTCGGCCATTTCCAATCTGACTTCGGGTGTTTTTATCCCGCACGCTCTGGCAAGCCGGAGCGTCGCTACCTCGACGCGCTCGACCGGGCTCTCGTCGGTCAAAGAGGTAAACTTTGCGAGCCAGAGCCGGTCGCCTTCGCGCACATTGGCCTTGGGGCGCGCACCGCCCGACCCGCCTGCACCTGCCAGCGCCTGCATGTCTTCCTGCGAGACATCCTTGCCCGCCTCGTAGTCGCGCGCGATCATTGTGATCGCTTCGAGCTCCACCAGTCGGGGGATGGCATCGGGTGCCTTTCCGGCGATGATGTTTCCATCATCGTCGAGGAACCGCAGGGCGCCCTGGCGGCACATATCGTCGGACAGGGTGAGGTATTCGAACTCGGAAAGGCCGGCGCCGTAAGTGCGTCGCAGCAACCGGCGTCCCCAGCTATCGGGTGCAGCATCGGCGAATGCGCCCGGAAGGGCATCTGGCGCTCTCTCGCGCTGGCCCGCCGCGTGGTAGGGTCCGCCTTCGAGCGGCAGGCTCGGTGCCAGCGCAAAAGCCTGCTTGTGGGCGGTCCATTCGGAAGAATAGGAAAAGGTCGAGAACTGCCGCGACGCTTCGCTGGTGAAATGCAATTGCCCCACCGGAAGCAGGCCTTCGCCAAGGGCAACCTGGGACGAGAACCTGGCCATCAGAAGGCCACGCCATCGGGATCGGTGTCATCGCCTTCGTGCCCGTCGGACTGGCTTTGCTTTCCTGCAGACCGGCCGGTTCCGGCACGCCGCGTGCCGCTCGACCGGCCGCGCTGTGGCAGGCGTTCGCTGTCGAGCGCGAGGCCGATATCGTCTTTGCGCACGTCGGCCAGCTCGCCAAGACGGTCGACCAGTCCGAATACAACGAGGATGTCGCACAGCGTGCCGATGCCGACTCCGGTATCGCCTTGCTCGAGGCGCGCAACCGTGCTGCGCGATGTTCCCGCGCGCAGCGCGAGATCTTCGATCGAGATACGCCTGCGTAGCCGCGCTTCGCGCAGGTCTTCGCCAAGGCGGCGCAGGGCGGATGCGGTTTTTGGTGAGGCCATCTTAATCGCTCAAATATGATGCATTATCGCAATCAAACGCTCATATATGAGATGTTATGAAAACATGCAAGTGTGATGGGCGGTTGTCAGGCGGAGCGCTTGTATTCCCGAAGATGGTGATAGATCGCAGCAAGCTCCTCCGCCTTGGCCTCGGTGAACCCTGCGCGGACAAGTTCGGAGCGCAGCACATGGCCGGGTATGGTCTGACGACCTTCCTTCACCAGCCGGTAGAACCGCTTCCAGTCGAGCGGATGGAGCGACGATGTATTGGCCAGGATCGTGAACTGGTCGAGCAACTTTTTCGAGTTTGGCGAAAGCCGGAAAGCCTGGCCTCTACCGCCGCCGATCCACAGATGCTCGCCGCAGGCCTCCCGGACCGCACGATGCGCTATACTGGTCGTATCGAACAGAGGGATTATCTGCCGCTCTTCCGCATCGAACAAATGTCGGCAAAGCCCGCCTGAATCTTTTTAAGCCTCTCCCCTCGGGGCAATCCGAATCTGCTGTGCGCACGCTCCGGCCCGACTTCGGGATT
This window encodes:
- a CDS encoding YbfB/YjiJ family MFS transporter, producing MIWRTAAIAGGAAIALAFARFSYALILPEMQKQLALDYATAGLLNTVNAIGYLAGALATGSLAGRFGEKFLFKISFLVTAISIGATGLSPDLNLILFFRALSGVAGASCMISGAALVIRDAKRIDARFVTKVTGLYFAAPGAGIAISAFVIPWLVDGFGWQAGWYGLSAISLVLAVPAFFVIDTFDATAHDRQASSVALTRKLRRLLLAYGLFGAGYIGYMTFIIAYLRGAGYLSTAFVSWFWVALGLAAVATAGLWSRYFARTSSGKRVAVPLAMVCLGTILALAVTDHATLLLSAIVFGGSFLAVVAGVANALESEVTSQAYSKALGTLTAAFSAGQIVGPLMTGVVSDRSAGLTHGLWLSAMLLLAGSLIAWSHDWDRQRDGAAW
- a CDS encoding winged helix-turn-helix transcriptional regulator, encoding MLLIIREAFYGVIRFEDMLADLDIPRAMLSDRLKKLCDAQILEKRPYREPGTRQRMAYFLTAKGQALAAPLISLSQWAEQEVMEKPAPVEFVRRVTGETIRAKLVDANGTVAQPRDITIRLPEQR
- a CDS encoding GlxA family transcriptional regulator, coding for MTKAIKFYGAGSPTAELGILSSAFSTCNEVLARDFYQLTCSSHARRCSNRDHNGFGEDACSVDRIILDDIVIEDREIAQAALDRADGRLAGVHAGVFPIARMGLLEARRATVHWALRKEAETRFPSVAWTCEQIFHQDDNLFTCAGRLSALDLALHWVEADLGKEVALEVGRQLIIPFPRGERHPQQSRLLEGFFASSERTRSICSAIISRPDRDWSVTEMARQSAMTERTLHRRFRKEIGVTPAKFVELVRVLYAADMMGMDAGSPDCIAAKVGMHNAQTLRRALGRKPATVQA
- the ftrA gene encoding transcriptional regulator FtrA, with product MPKTNGPLVVALLYDGLCTFEFGIVSEVFGLARPEMGRNWYRFASAAIEPGPLRAQGGFTILPDGSPGLFRRADTIIIPGWRGMDHPVPDELVALLQTAHKRGTRLVSICSGAFVLAATGLLDGTRVTTHWRYAQALRDRFPAIEVDEASLYHGANNIFTSAGSAAGIDLMIELVRSDFGPDAANSVAKRIVMPPHRSGGQSQFVERTVQVRPDTGLAPLLDRIRQDVAQRWTISKMADLARMSRRTFERRFVEATGKGPGEWIIAERLEAAKDLLVASDRSVDEVAEATGFGSAYNLRHHFREKLGQSPAVFRREFARR
- a CDS encoding DUF2267 domain-containing protein, with the translated sequence MAHPYDVEHASRLHVEWCVDLAKRMDVRTTHQSGPQMRAVMHELRRSVPNDAVLEIANALPALERGIFLDGWRLDEAKEEPTTPDEFQDRVYDRVRAHHFRVETLVGDVFWLFCQKLEQPKAAKIRENLPRVLASLWPAP
- a CDS encoding rhodanese-like domain-containing protein, whose translation is MPSTVTAVPPASSAEAHEHFAAQFRFETDCWDVHEAMGKEPDFVLLDVRSPQMFAKGHVPGAVNLPHGKIIASKLAQWSDDTVFVTYCAGPHCNGAARGALRLADLGRKAKIMAGGVTGWLDEGFALETGS
- a CDS encoding alcohol dehydrogenase catalytic domain-containing protein, whose translation is MMDPSMRSWVFLEPGKLELREVDTPFIEDENEAIVRPLVMGRCDLDRLYMRGYLPMGSGEPIGHEIIGEIVDLGTLAEAGFARGDRVIVSAQISCGSCDMCRTGNSGRCRSVPFAASYGMGREGGYGGGLSDYIKVPFAKAMMVPLPEQLDAGQSIGLADMASDAWRSVGPPLKERPGASVLVLGGLVPVIGIYAAAIAMRSGAAGVLYCDPDPANREAAALYGVDTASAPDSLSNEPAFDVIVDASGNREWLRKAFELVKPAGTITGVAPDFVSGELPLMQAYQKGVSFELGRPNCREGIPPAISTHLHCGFDPSLVGPRLFSFEEAGEAWASDNLYVAVEASKQ
- a CDS encoding GNAT family N-acetyltransferase, whose product is MKPAVEDGGSVRVRRAATTDCGQLIDLIRAHARYEDSSATLTSETLSGLLSAADPPIEILVASCDDRVLGYAAMTYDFSLWRAHLWAHLDCLFVTENSRGMAVGRKLFDSALLRADEKGADRLEWQTPAWNDGAVRFYRRLDVLECPKLRFAKELAGSAGALVREVP
- a CDS encoding LysR substrate-binding domain-containing protein translates to MEGFRLAYDIDPSHLRTLVAFADTGTLASAGKIVGRSPSAITAQMHKLQELVGHQLITRDGRRSTLTPRGEELVGHAREILSANELAWQAMQAAHGTITLSVGIFEDFVDGRFTEVVRSFGNSNRHVQIYLSSARSVRLNTAMDEGDHDIVITHRDRPTPDEYFSFSESLVWLAGRDAVFDPRSIPLAFMEAPCRFRETALRALETARRPYRLAASATSVSALLALVAAGLGITVRTKRAENPALRPAPDHLELPDLGKATFVVRVKPKSRPEVQDLADIIVAALQQRP
- a CDS encoding PaaI family thioesterase, coding for MTESPIPQGFARHDRKSPVTDPWEPLYSKTSETGVTLGLVVAKSHCNSRGFAHGGVIATLADNCLGLSCAARDAEISGLVTINLDVNYVGSAKIGQWLEFACTFAKVGRSTVIAQGIAEADDERCANFSAVFQAYRKES
- a CDS encoding dienelactone hydrolase family protein → MEDMLARDDDLADFVGRQIEIDDVEKTVWVTGDGPAVIVMTELPGISPHVARFARWVRDAGFTVYMPSLFGRDGAVPAADEGSQTFKKVCVAAEFHAFAGKGSSPVTGWLRGLARLAHKECGGPGVGAIGMCFTGNFALSMMLEPSVIAPVLAQPSLPLDKPEEVESSPEELRAVRERLEKDDLTVRAYRFEGDQICRAARFAAYADALGDRFVPTTLPDSAANTNVSPFFEAHVPYPHSVVTQHLIDGAGEPTVKARDEILEFFRHRLQD
- a CDS encoding GNAT family N-acetyltransferase — its product is MKPLGSVLPHSIPQLETRRLLIRAHLATDLDPAARMWADSEVTRFIGGKPRSRSEVWTTIQRNIGSWWLLGYGFWAITDRSDGRFLGEIGFLEGLRDLSPGHEGTPEMGWCLAPSAWGSGIASEAVAVALDWFDRTLGTKCVCIIEPDNKASVRVAERNGFAWDYDATGPSGSIGVFRRPALAQ